One window of the Eucalyptus grandis isolate ANBG69807.140 chromosome 8, ASM1654582v1, whole genome shotgun sequence genome contains the following:
- the LOC104446798 gene encoding toll/interleukin-1 receptor-like protein, with amino-acid sequence MASSSKFERIYHVFLSFRGEDVRNNFLSHLYRALDQKGIYTFVDSEELGKGEQILPALMKAIEESHIAIIIFSKDYASSSCCLDEVAKIMDCKEERNLMVFPVFYKVEPKEVKTPREKYREAMIKHESKIGTDSYEVKRWKKALFNAGSLYGWHLKDGNESEFIQRIVMEISSRLDRTPLHVAKYPVGIDSQVVKLKSMLNLRFDDDVLMVGLWGEGGIGKTALAKAVYNGIFDQFENSCFLANVREVSKDCKDIVTLQEKLLFQILELKERLVVSSVDGGINQIQYRLCHKKFSLSLMMWMTDAA; translated from the exons ATGGCTTCTTCATCAAAGTTTGAAAGGATTTACCATGTTTTTTTGAGTTTCAGAGGGGAGGACGTTCGGAACAACTTTCTCAGTCATCTCTATAGAGCTCTTGACCAGAAAGGAATCTACACTTTTGTTGATAGTGAGGAGCTCGGGAAAGGAGAACAAATATTGCCAGCACTTATGAAGGCGATCGAGGAATCGCATATCGCGATCATCATTTTCTCCAAGGATTATGCTTCCTCAAGCTGTTGTTTGGATGAGGTGGCAAAAATCATGGATTGCAAGGAAGAAAGAAACCTCATGGTCTTTCCagtgttttacaaagtggaacctaAAGAAGTGAAAACACCAAGAGAGAAGTACAGAGAAGCTATGATTAAGCACGAGTCCAAGATTGGGACGGATTCATAtgaagtgaagagatggaagaaagcTCTTTTCAATGCTGGTAGCTTGTACGGGTGGCATTTGAAAGATGG gaatGAGTCAGAGTTTATACAAAGAATTGTGATGGAAATCTCATCTCGCCTAGACCGCACACCTTTGCATGTTGCTAAATATCCGGTTGGAATAGACTCCCAGGTGGTTAAGTTGAAATCGATGTTAAACCTTCGGTTTGATGATGATGTTCTCATGGTGGGATTGTGGGGAGAGGGAGGCATAGGAAAGACGGCTTTAGCCAAAGCCGTTTATAATGGTATTTTCGATCAATTTGAGAATTCATGTTTTTTGGCAAATGTTCGAGAAGTTTCAAAAGATTGCAAGGATATAGTtactttgcaagaaaaattactaTTTCAGATATTAGAACTTAAAGAAAGATTAGTGGTGTCCAGTGTTGATGGAGGTATCAATCAAATTCAATATAGACTTTGTCACAAAAAGTTCTCCTtatccttgatgatgtggatgaccGACGCCGCTTAG